The Gadus chalcogrammus isolate NIFS_2021 chromosome 16, NIFS_Gcha_1.0, whole genome shotgun sequence DNA window aaaaggagccggcaccacgccgcttatgagataacaaaagtgaatgtgtatttctctcataactttttgtcattattaaagagaggcctgattctcagatatgtatgttggatggctagggtgtaggtctgggaagaacttcaggccaaaatcttgcaagcgagccgctggtcgcaggtgcaacgagatggagcacttgctgagtcatttcctgtagggctggagccacaggttgaagcgtatgagtcctttgagaccccctgtgataaaaggggttctcaaatgttgaccctcagtcacctattgcatcacttcctttagggcttcggcctcctaattgatcattatagtataattgaatgccctctttcatatatatgatacctccaccactgggacgtggcaacaattctccaaatccatatggggggggggggggggggatgcttggggacagtaggggtgtattatactcgacataaataggaagcaaactcaggagaagtaatgacatctcacaaatatttatttaataaattgtttcaatttataataatccaaaatccaatggcaaaacctgttggctttttgtcgagggaatccagggcgacgctcacttccgggttggccaacatacgtcatccctccaccactctactgtacaAACACATCaagttcaagttgaatgagaataataataataataataattctgccatagtatttatttaaggggggggggggggctacaattcttttggccattcgtagtgttgatcagcagagaaataatttgtccgcaaagacggtgacgtcgcttagcaacggaagacgctggagtagacaagtcaccggactactacccatgcaagtgaacggagcgttccacggcattgagaagacccgtgtaataaaggcctataatatttctgtttatggcatagatttctcctcagattaggccaataaaccaatggtaaaataaaaacgctcgatcaaaggcccggcccgagtatagtggtgggaaatattggCCCGACCAGGCCTGCGTcaggctcgggctcgggcagagaatctaaacactgactggaactacttagcaggtgtctgtagggctatatcaggagttaatgcacgcactgcagccaatcagaaacagagtattcccccagaccgtggtcgacatgcctaacacaattgaaagaacaacacataacaaaatactgtaggtgaattatgttacactcactacaacccatcaaatacggtatgatttctagatgtcatggaaacgtccgctcgcgacactggacttgcgttcgaggcatcgacgcggacgttcattcacatagccaaaaacaagagaatagatggctagataaaataaacatcaagacatacaattctaaaaagaacagatgaagcagctacccctTTTTCCTTCGCTgtttgcctgagcagcgcacctgcatttaatatatccgtgaattgtcacaatttctcagaatcaaaggtgaaagtagaaacgggtggcctaaagctgtcatattgttcacagacaagtttaagtagaaacgggtggccaaaagctgtcatattgttagttatcacagacaatttttaacaataaatgttctgtacggagctccttaagggacattagggagaacgctcccggacagaaccttagtttggaagtcgtgcttagtgacacgacaaatactcccaattgaaatacatgggtttgaaatttgtgctttttgacacgaacattttgaaaatacgtgtccctgatcccgaaaaaaatagattaaataacgtgacagtgtcacgtattttcgtgagaccgggttgaaatatcgcttaagtattcaagtcccctcttggcaacttctttaaaataaatcaaaaaaacacatttgaagttatattatgaaaaaaataacttaaaactaaactctgtattatgtttttgtattttttaaatgaccagaaatagaggtccacacttggtcgatgaaaaccgatagtcccctgttggtagggtaaacgtgtgtgtgtgtgtgtgtgtgtgtgtgtgtgtgtgtgtgtgtgtgtgtgtgtgtgtgtgtgtgtgtgtgtgtgtgtgtgtgtgtgtgtgtgtgtgtgtgtgtgtgttgctatacAGTTAAAGAGTTATGGGTTGAATATGTAGAAAGATTGGTAGACTATCTTTCTGTAATCATCCCCAAGGGCTCACTGACTGTCACTTAAAAACAAATGCCTATTGATTGTGTATTGGAACTTCAATCAACATTGCCACTCTTGAGTGGTTAGTTTGAGCTCTGAAACTAATCTGCTTGCAGAGGTGGAAAGTAACGAATTACATTACTCGCGTTACTGTAATTTAGTAGCTTTTTTGTGTACTTGTACTTTTTTAACtactttttaaaatgtgtaattttacttttacttaagtacattTTCTTTGGAGTAATGTACTTCGGTACATTTTACAGCACAAGCGttactgagtaaaaaaaaatctcactgaaacaaaaaaaacgtgttCTGGTAATGAATTATGGGATGTAAAAAAACTGAACGTTGTGCCCCTGCGCGCCGGCAGCTCTAGAATTCTAGCCTAGAACCTAGTTCTTTTATAAAGAGTGTTGGCGCGTAcgatctgtctctcactcaaacGATGATGGCTGACATGGAGGCAGACGATGGAGATTCACCTGCTACTTCAGAGGAGACCAACACGAGCCGGAGGCAACAAGGGAAGATCCTCTAACCTAATGCACCCCTGGCCCTATCTTGAAAACATGTTCTGCTTCGTGGAGAAACGAGGAGAAAGCTATATCATGCAATGTAAACTATGTGTGCCGAAGAAGTCCAACATATCAGCTTACAAGAATTCGACGTCAAATCTCCGAAAGCACATTGAGTTTTTACCGTGAGCAGTCATTTTGCCATTTGGGGCTGCTCCCTTGCATGGGTGAGGCATAAATGCAATTTTGTTGTGTGCAGTGACTGAGCACTGTGTGCTGTGTCACAATGACAATGGGAATTTGCCAGGTGGGCTTTCGATTTCCCAGGTGGGCTTTTGCACATCACAGTAGAGGCAGAAAACACTGATTGTAAAAAAGtaactttttacttttacttaaagtacattttaaattatttactttttacttttacttgagtagatTTTTTGACCGGTAAATTTACTCGTACTTGAGTACAATTTCAACAGAGTAACAGTacttgtacttgagtaaaatATTTTAGTACTCTTTCCACCTCTGTCTGCTTGTTACACACCTTCACAGGTCAACTATGAAGGACAAACTGTGGTTCTGTTGTGTAACTCAAAGAACAAGGAACTGCGAACTgtaaaggccaatttccactgGAATCGGCACGGAAGCGGCACGGTAGCGAATCGCTCGGcgaaaataatagaaaccatTAAAGTCAACGTAGGCTATTCCACTGGATACGGCACCGGCACGGCATGGAACCGTCCCCAAACCGGCACTTTGTTTAAGATACTTGCCTCCTCTATTTCTGAAAGTTGCCGGTTCGCTGCCGTGTATCAGAACACaactacagccaatcagtttgcctttgctcatgaatattcatgagctcacATCGATCCCTATACAATTCACAGGgtattgtaatattatacagTCTATCTATGGTATCAATAGCCAATCAGTGGCAAAGAATAaatgaaagtctgcgtcgatgcctcgcaagtccagtgtcgcgagtggacgttgccatgacatctagaaatcatcgGTCTaacgtatttaatgggttatgtgtatggttgattataactcATGAATAATATTGTATTAATCATTCTAATTACAATTCATATAGGCTATTATAATTCGGCACGTCTTGAGCCACCAAGACGTAGTCTACTCGTTTTGAAAGCATAATCTATGAATATTCATGTATTTACACTTCCCCCCGATTGATACTTCAGTCAGAAGTCATACCAAGTGAAATATGGATGATGAATTGTTGATCCTCGAGGTGGAAAAACACCATGTCCTGGGTCCTGTACGACACTTCTTATCATTTTTACAAAGACAACACGAAGAGGGAAAGAGCATGGATCACAATCGATGGAGTGATGAAAGTGGACGGTGAGTAATCTTGTAATTTATCAACACTTCCAACTTTCATATAGGCTAACTAGCGACTAGCACTATACATTTATAGCTCAGCTAAGATAGGCTGACCAGACGTCCCGGTACCCGATTTTGAGTTGAGTGTCCCGagtttccaccaaccactatgaaatgtcccctgttgttcGAGATTATATAGCCAACGTGGTGTTAtcatagcccgatcattaactaaaaaccACATAGAAAGATTAAAGTATCCAGcagcatatgatttcaacaatgtgtgagGTCATAGCATACGCAACAAGGATGGTCGCAGTGGAATGCTGACGTAAAACCAGCGGAGGAGCGCTTGGCGGGGATGTTCGcacatttcagaagcagggagattcCGTGCAAAAATGTAATGATtgaaaaatatttgatttatatAGGGACCAAAAAGAAAGTAAAACAAGGTCAATATACAACATATAAAAAAATGCCGCAGTGTGTAATACATTCTCTCTTTAGATACAGGTTAAGGAACAAGGACACTGATAAATGTTAattgtaaatgtacatttatatgtaaagaatatttaaaaaacaacagtggaccAAAGTgctgaacaaaacaaaaacatgataTTACACCATCCTGTCCTGCCAATAGTCGCTGCCCTCTGGAGAACTGAAAAATGTGCAGAACCCCTCCCTCACTTGGTGAGCCTCTTTTGACGCCCTTTTCCCTCCCATGTTTGGAACTGCGGGAATATTTCTCCCCTGCTGCTCTGACTCATTGATGTACCTCTGATTGTCTGTGGGGTTCAGCAAAAAGTTATGCAGGATGCAAGCAGCAATCACTACATTGTCAACCTTTTTTGGGTGCAAGTTGATTTTACGGTGGAATATCCGCCATCTGGCATCCAGGATGCCAAAAGCGTTCTCCACCGTCCTCCTAGCCCTGGACAGTCTATAATTGTAAATTTTCTTGGGATGGGTCAAATTCTGCCCAGGGTAGGGTCTCATGAGGTATGGCTTCAGTGGGAATGCTGCGTCACCAACCATGACGAATGGTACATCGCCCAACTGAGCCGATCCAGGCAGAGAGACACTAGGTGGCACATGAAGTGTTTTGCTTTCCATTCCCCTTCCTAAATCGGAATTGGCATATACCCCACCATCACTTGTGCGTCCAAAATCCCCCACTTGAATCACCCTAAACCGGCAGTAGGCATCCACTAGTGCAAAGAGTACTATTGAAAAATATTTCTTATAATTGAAATACTGACTACCAGAGAGTGGTGGTGCTTGAATTGTGACGTGTTTCCCGTCAATTGCCCCGATGCAGTTAGGAAATTGTGTTTTCCTCCAATAGCCCTCTGCAACCTCTTCCCACATTTGTTGTGTTGACCTGGGCAGAAATTGATCCATCATCACTTTGACAATTGCAGCACACACCATATGTACAGAGTTGGCCACAGTTGTGTGCCCTAATCTGTAGCTGAATGCCAGGCTGATCAGCGAGTCGCCAGAAGCAAGGTACCTAGAAGTAAAAGCAAAGGTTAATAATTACAGTTTATTCATATGCTATTCTTCTGTTTTTCAGCTGGAGTTTCTAAGCTGAGATGGGCAATTCTGCGTGAGTCATTTGTGAAGAGCCGTAAGAAAAACACGCCAAGTGGATCAGCTGGTGGGACTCAAAGGGAATGGAAATATGCAGAGATCATGTCTTTCCTCCTGCCTCACTTACAAAAGAGAAGGTTTGTTTCAACATTTCAGCATGTATATTTCAATCACAGTACTTCAATCGTGACTAACATAATTGCACTGGTTAATGCATACAGTTATAAACGTTCCCTGTGTATGTTTCCAATAGCCCTTAGCCTAGAGTAATTATATTTCTTTCTGTTGTTTGTCCTCATATCCTTTAGCTCTAAAAGCAACTTGAGTGACAAAGAAAGAAATAGTGAAGAGACAGAGGCATGGGATACCCAGCAAACATCTGAGGCTGGATGCAGCAAAGACGTTCCTCAGCAACAGCAGACGACTGGAGAGGGGATTCAGTTTAGACGTCACAATAAGAGGCAGAACAACACTGATGTTCAAGAGCAGCTGCTGTCAATTCTGCAGGAGCCATACAAGCCACCAGAAGATGAACTTGATGAATGTCATCACTTTGCTTTAAGCCTGGTCCCAATTCTGTACAGGCTTGACACTGACAGGAGGCAACAAGGGAAGATcctttttttacaaacattgcatAACCTAGAAAAAGGCAACACACTACAGCCCAATTTGATTCCCCCACAACATTGGCaacaagcaccaccaccaacaccattcAACACCTCAAGCTTTAGACAATTTCCAAATccccaagagccgtaccccaaCATGTCCAAAGACCCTTACTACCAAGAGCTGTagtcgtttttttttacatgttgtaaTATGGCAATTTAGTAatttagtttgtttttgttatatgttttttttgttcaatcAATTCTACTATTGATTGTTGATGTAAAATGAGTTCATATATTGAATGGGTTCATTCCAGgttctttgatttgttttatattaaacaATTTAAATTGTTTAATTCAATGAATGACTTCTTGTCTCTCACGGTCCATAATAAGGCCCACTTTGAACTTGCAATTGCCAGTCACTTAAACTGCACACTGTTGGCAAATAGAGCATTCTCTTGAAGTAGCCACACAACCTACTGATTTTAGTATTTACAGCTAGCACTACCAAGAAAGGTCAGTAGGTGGCAATTACAATCGATCTAACTCAGGGCCACAGATGTGGCTACAGGAGAGAGACTTCATTTGCAAGGGAGGACATCAGCAAAAGTTTAACTtcactaaatgactaaatatttAAGGAAGAAACCCTTGAGTTAATAATGCATTGACATGATTTCATATTGCAGACTTAACCAGAGCAAGTCCCTACAGGCATATCATTAAACACATCACTAGTGGCCTTTCGGTAATCTTTGTGGTTGGACACACCATGTATGTCGCAGATCACACCGTGTGGGTATTTAGTGGAGGTCTGAAAAGTATAGCTTACCTCAGTCCAACAGCCAGTCGCTGTTTGGGCTCAATGGCAgctctgtaatttgttgacTGCCTGGTCAGTTCAGGACCGATTGTGGACAGAAGCTCTTCCATTTGCACTACACTCATTCGAAAGTATTGATGGTGGCGTTGGCTGTCCAGCCGCAACTCCGCTACAAGGTGATGAAAATCCCCttgttctctcctcctctgattTATGGGATGTACCCAATAGCgacttctcctcatcctctgctGTTCAAGGAGAAGTAGACACGCTACTCTCCTTCTGTTAACTGGCACTGCATGAAATATGAAATCGCACAAAATAATAGGTTAGATAATGTTTTAAAGACTTGTACAGGATCCTGACAACATATAAATTCCAACAATAAAATATTGTCAGAAAAGGATGGTAGGTTTGGTTATAGCCCATACAGGTGTTGTGCCGAAAATGTAATACCCGTCAAATAGCACCCAATCTCCGCGTGAACGCGCTTTCGCTTATTTCGTCTGTGCCATTACGTATTTTAGTCCCCTCGTAGTTCATTATCGTGTAACGTTGCTCATCTTGTGACGATATGATATAAACACTGCTATATCCATATTCGGAACAACACCGGGATAAAATGAAAGTCACGATTGTGTTGCCTAGGTTACTTTATAACTACAGCTAGCTCATGGCTAACATTTATTCAATAAAATTCTCTACGAACAAGTGAAGGCTATAGTCTTGAAAACAATAGCCTATATCACAATTAAAATAGATGAAACGTGATAACTGAGCTTTTTTACTTACCCATGGTCGATCGATGGAAAATGATGAGATGATTAGAGAAGAAATGAAATTCTGCGTCGATTTCTCCTCTATTCTCTAATCGCAATATTGTCGCGAGCTGACCGAGACGTTGCTTAATCATGACTTAAGGAataaatcataccgtatttaatgggttataatATTGACGCATAGATAATATGTAGGGTTTGaatataactcgtgaataatattgtatgaataattattataattatgcacgTCTTGAGCCATAGTCGGAACGTGTCCGTGTCCAGTGGGGATTGCAGTACGGAACACAGCCGCTTCGCTGCCGTGCCGCTTCCGTGCCGATTCcagtggaaattggcctttagTCACTGTTTCTCTTTATGCTGGGAAGCGTTGAGGTAGTTTGGTTGGATGAATATCAAGAGTTGATGCTCAAGGCTGCCGTTCTGGAGGTGTTCAGGAGATGCTATGTGCTTATATTCTGCAACAAACTAATTTCTCCttcgggggattaataaagttgtatcttatcttatcttatcttatcttaacagTCTGTCATAATATCAGGTGCATGAACTGGAATATCCTCAAAGATGTCCACTGAGAAACTCTGAGGGCAAGAGAGGGCTTCTTGGGAGGATCCAAAACACAGTCCACAGAATGCTTCCCTCTGAGCCAGCAGGGGATCATCTGTCCTGCTGCTCAGAGGGTATGATGGGGAATCCTGCTCTTCAAGACCTACAACTTCACCACTGGGTTGTCCTTCTGAATGGAACACCTTCTGTTCTCCATTTAGCCCAAGTCCTGTCCCTGACCTCAGGCTTATCAAAGCAACAGCTGGCATCTATGAAGGCTTCTTCATCCAAGAAACGACTCCACTGCTAGGGTGTGACTTCAGGAGATACCCTACACCTGGACGCAACTGAAGAATGGTGTGCATCATTTGAATCTCTGGCGCTGATTGTAATATGGCGGGCGGGCATTGCAAATACAGTATAGGTATAGGGTTCTACACGTGGCTATGGTTGGACCTGGTATAGGGTTCTACATCTGGCCATGGTTGGACCTGGTATAGGGTTCTACATGTGGCCATGGTTGGACCTGGTATAGGGTTCTACATGTGGCCATGGTTGGACCTGGTATGGGGTTCTACATGTGGCCATCGTTGGACCTGGTATAGGGTTCTACATGTGGCCATGGTTGGACCTGGTATAGGGTTCTACATGTGGCCAGGGATGGACCTGGTATAGGGTTCTACATGTGGCTATGGTTTGACCTGGTATAGGGTTATACATGGGTCAGTGTGGCTGTGGTTGGACCTGGTATAGGGTTCTACATGTGGCCATGGTTGGACCTGGTATGGGGTTCTACATGTGGCCATGGTTGGACCTGGGATAGGGTGATACACATGGCTATGGTTGGACCTGGTATAGGGTTCTACATGTGGCTATGGTTGGACCTGGTATAGGGTTATACATGGGTCAGTGTGGCTGTGGTTGGACCTGGTAAAGGGTTCTACATGTGGCCAGGGATGGACCTGGTATAGGGTTCTACATGTGGCTATGGTTGGACCTGGTATAGGGTTCTACATGTGGCTATGGTTGGACCTGGTATAGGGTTCTACATGTGGCCAGGGATGGACCTGGTATAGGGTTCTACATGTGGCTATGGTTGGACCTGGTATAGGGTTATACATGGGTCAGTGTGGCTGTGGATGGACCTGGTATAGGGTTCTACATGTGGCTATGGTTGGACCTGGTATAGGGTTATACATGTGGCCATGGTTGGACCTGGTATAGGGTTCTACATGTGGCCATGGTTGGACCTGGTATAGGGTTCTACATGTGGCCAGGGATGGACCTGGTATAGGGTTCTACATGTGGCTATGGTTTGACCTGGTATAGGGTTATACATGGGTCAGTGTGGCTGTGGTTGGACCTGGTAAAGGGTTCTACATGTGGCCATGGTTGGACCTGGGATAGGGTGATACACGTGGCTATGGTTGGACCTTGTATAGGGTTCTACATGTGGCTATGGTTGGACCTGGTATAGGGTTCTACATGTGACCATGGTTGGACCTGGTATAGGGTTCTACATGTGGCCATGGTTGGACCTGGTATAGGGTTCTACATGTGGCCATGGTTGGACCTGGTATAGGGTTCTACATGTGGCCATGGTTGGACCTGGTATAGGGTTCTACATGTGGCCAGGGATGGACCTGGTATAGGGTTCTACATGTGGCTATGGTTGGACCTGGTATAGGGTTATACATGGGTCAGTGTGGCTGTGGTTGGACCTGGTAAAGGGTTCTACATGTGGCCAAGGTTGGACCTGGGATAGGGTGATACACGTGGCTATGGTTGGACCTTGTATAGGGTTCTACATGTGGCTATGGTTGGACCTGGTATAGGGTTCTACATGTGGCCATGGTTGGACCTGGTATAGGGTTCTACATGTGGCCATGGTTGGACCTGGTCTAGGGTTCTACATGTGGCCATGGTTGGACCTGGTATAGGGTTCTACATGTGGCCATGGTTGGACCTGGTATAGGGTTCTACATGTGGCCATGGTTGGACCTGGTATAGGGTTATACATGGGTCAGTGTGGCCAGGGTTTGAGCTGGTATAGGTTTCTACATGTGACAAAGTTAGGATTTAAACTGGTATTGAGTAAAACATCCTCTTTAAACTGCTCTTCAGCTGAAGAAGTAAAGAAACCCTCACTGGTGCTTCAAGATCTATGGAGGCGAACGTTGACATATGCTCCTCGGTGACCTTGGTTGCATTTTTGTTGCCAAGAAGAGGGATGTCTGGGTGTTGATGCAGTCCACTACTTAGTTATTGAAATGTAAAGTCACTGAAATAaaaaccaacagcaacaaactacTAGATaacctcaaggtaagtctgttggatGTGTTTACAATGAGAAGATCGAAGGACTACAGCTGGTTATTTTCCTTATTGCTGGTTTGGATCCTACTAGGATGTCAGGATTCATGCAGAGGATGGTAGTTAGTAGTTAAAAAATTGAAGTTTGTGAAACTTTAATGCTGGAGATATACTGCAGGATAATTTAGGCTAAAATGGTCACTTGATGTGGTTAGTTTATGGTGGGAATTGATTTGAGTTGGCTGAGGGGTGATGCACCTGGCTGATGTTCAGGATTGGCATTTGGGGAACCACGTGGCAGTAGTTTTTATTATCTTCACAACAATGTTATTACTTTAcaacagggatgggcaactggcggcccgcgggccgcatacggcccgcatcctcactcagtcaggcccgcacataattaaaaaaagaaaaaaaaaaaaattgattgagttacagaaaactcggtcaagaaagatgagaagaattcatagaattcaaaggcaaacccatgcgtctagtttgcttagaaacgatatcagtcattagagatatccacttaagtcgctactacaactactacaactgtaatgaatatcatgcttgttgggtttgagttcattgagtgtTGCACtcaatgttgggccactgtttttcagttttgtgacatcattgaataataataataataataaatgaaatgtatatagcgcttaatatgatgatgatgatgtatgtgagccctttgcactgataaaaatactacccattcatgtggctgtttgagcatggaaaacatgaaatgaatgtatgttggttcaattaaaaTACCGTACATAGATTATGTTTCTGGAAGATTTTTTAGTTAGTGGCCATCctcaaaatgcaccagaatacaggaaatcatatctaccaaatacaaaattgtgtagcttctctcagctcacgtttagttgaagtgtgcagtcatgtggccctctgatggttatgatgaaaaatgtggccctctttatcatgaaagttgcccatccctgctttACAACAATGGCCAACTGTCATTGTTTACCTACATATTGCGGTACTTTAGGAAGAGCTTTCTTAAAGCCTAACTGACAAACAAATCAACAGAATTTGCATTTTTCTGCAAATTTACATAAACCTAAAACTAAGTTCTAACTGCGGAAAAATTTTGCACTTTGGCAATAGATTCAGCGATCAGGCTGCAAATAATTTCCAAGCGGCTGCAAATTGGCATTTCCACCCTGGAGTGTCAATGGCTCCTACATTCACACCGCACCTGACCATGACTTAAGTATCATTTTAATATTCTATTTACTTT harbors:
- the LOC130406700 gene encoding uncharacterized protein LOC130406700; the protein is MRRSRYWVHPINQRRREQGDFHHLVAELRLDSQRHHQYFRMSVVQMEELLSTIGPELTRQSTNYRAAIEPKQRLAVGLRYLASGDSLISLAFSYRLGHTTVANSVHMVCAAIVKVMMDQFLPRSTQQMWEEVAEGYWRKTQFPNCIGAIDGKHVTIQAPPLSGSQYFNYKKYFSIVLFALVDAYCRFRVIQVGDFGRTSDGGVYANSDLGRGMESKTLHVPPSVSLPGSAQLGDVPFVMVGDAAFPLKPYLMRPYPGQNLTHPKKIYNYRLSRARRTVENAFGILDARWRIFHRKINLHPKKVDNVVIAACILHNFLLNPTDNQRYINESEQQGRNIPAVPNMGGKRASKEAHQVREGFCTFFSSPEGSDYWQDRMV